One segment of Tamlana crocina DNA contains the following:
- a CDS encoding undecaprenyl-phosphate glucose phosphotransferase, which produces MSTFKQGRYSGLIKPILHLVDFSIIGGVIFLFEINLNNIYLFLGYAFASWLVIAFKNQFYEVNRYTKVIQVITLLFRQIIFFSIILYAFIGFFKQPGISRLSLGNYLLTVFGLVSFFKFLFFFLLNKYRAVLGGNLRRVVVIGDTEKTRQLMRIFKTRLDFGYDFKKQFKTQKEGFSLQKCFDFIIENDINEIYFSVADLSNKQINRLIDFADNNLRELKFIPDNKDIYSKKLKYEYYDYIPILSLRTIPIQEKVNQLTKRTFDIVFSLGIIIFVLSWLTPILAIIIKLESRGPVFFKQSRNGFNYKEFDCYKFRSMTPNKDAHLFQATKGDNRITKVGAFIRKTSIDELPQFFNVLFGDMSVVGPRPHMVSHTNMYAQRIDKFMVRHFVKPGITGLAQISGFRGEIETDKDIINRVKYDIFYIENWSLLLDLKIMIQTLTNALKGEEKAY; this is translated from the coding sequence TTGAGTACTTTTAAACAAGGTCGCTATTCCGGATTAATAAAACCTATTTTACACCTCGTTGATTTTAGTATCATTGGCGGTGTTATATTCTTGTTTGAGATTAACCTGAATAACATTTATTTGTTTTTGGGGTATGCCTTCGCATCTTGGCTTGTCATTGCTTTTAAAAATCAGTTTTATGAGGTCAATAGATACACTAAAGTCATACAGGTTATCACCTTGTTGTTTAGACAAATTATCTTCTTTTCAATTATACTATATGCTTTTATTGGGTTTTTTAAACAACCTGGTATAAGTCGGTTGTCGCTTGGAAACTATTTGTTGACGGTTTTTGGATTAGTTTCATTTTTTAAGTTTTTGTTTTTCTTTCTCTTAAATAAATATAGAGCAGTTTTAGGAGGAAACCTTAGAAGGGTAGTTGTTATTGGTGATACAGAAAAGACTAGGCAATTAATGCGTATTTTTAAAACCAGATTGGATTTTGGTTACGATTTCAAAAAACAGTTTAAAACGCAAAAGGAGGGTTTTTCGCTGCAAAAATGTTTCGACTTTATTATTGAAAACGACATCAATGAAATTTACTTTTCGGTGGCCGATTTATCCAACAAACAAATAAACCGATTGATCGACTTTGCCGATAATAATTTACGGGAATTAAAATTTATACCAGATAACAAGGATATATATTCTAAAAAGTTAAAATACGAATATTATGATTATATTCCTATTCTATCGTTAAGGACTATTCCTATTCAAGAAAAGGTTAACCAATTGACCAAGCGAACTTTCGATATTGTGTTTTCCCTTGGCATTATCATTTTTGTGCTATCATGGCTTACGCCCATCTTGGCCATCATCATAAAACTGGAATCAAGAGGCCCCGTATTTTTCAAACAATCCAGAAACGGGTTTAATTACAAAGAATTCGACTGTTACAAGTTTCGTTCCATGACGCCCAACAAAGATGCGCATTTGTTTCAAGCGACAAAGGGCGATAACCGCATTACAAAAGTGGGGGCTTTCATTAGAAAGACAAGTATTGACGAGCTCCCTCAGTTTTTTAATGTACTTTTCGGTGATATGTCGGTTGTGGGACCAAGGCCGCATATGGTAAGCCATACCAATATGTACGCGCAACGAATAGATAAGTTTATGGTGCGCCATTTTGTAAAACCGGGCATAACAGGATTGGCCCAGATAAGTGGTTTTAGGGGCGAGATAGAAACCGATAAAGATATTATCAATAGAGTAAAATATGACATCTTTTACATAGAAAACTGGTCGTTGTTATTGGATTTAAAAATAATGATACAAACTTTGACCAATGCGTTAAAAGGCGAGGAAAAAGCTTATTAA
- the purD gene encoding phosphoribosylamine--glycine ligase: MNILILGSGGREHTFAWKIAQSPKCEQLFVAPGNSGTAEVATNVNIGETDFGAIKELVLNENIELVVVGPEAPLVAGVHDYFLNDDAIKHVKVIGPQKVAAELEGSKEFAKEFMMRHNIPTAAYESFTAETVEKGYAFLETLKPPYVLKADGLAAGKGVVILNDLDEAKAELKSMLVDAKFGQASTKVVIEEFLDGIELSCFVLTDGENYKILPTAKDYKRIGEGDTGLNTGGMGAVSPVPFATEDFLNKIEERIVKPTIEGFKKDKLPYVGFVFIGLIKVENDDPKVIEYNVRMGDPETEVVFPRLKNDLVEVLQAMGNGTLNEIDIEIDERAATTVMLVSGGYPEAYEKGKEITGIEAINGSIAFHAGAQLKDGKVVTSGGRVMAITSYGNTYQEAIKKSYQNIEKLHFDKMNYRKDIGFDL; the protein is encoded by the coding sequence ATGAACATCTTAATTCTTGGCTCAGGCGGAAGAGAACACACATTTGCTTGGAAAATAGCACAAAGCCCAAAATGCGAACAGTTATTTGTGGCTCCTGGTAACTCCGGAACGGCAGAAGTGGCAACCAACGTAAATATTGGTGAAACCGATTTTGGGGCTATTAAAGAATTGGTGTTGAATGAAAATATAGAATTGGTGGTTGTTGGCCCGGAAGCACCTTTGGTGGCGGGGGTTCACGATTACTTTTTAAACGACGATGCCATCAAGCATGTTAAGGTCATTGGGCCACAAAAAGTAGCCGCAGAGTTGGAAGGCAGTAAAGAATTCGCCAAGGAATTTATGATGCGTCACAACATTCCAACGGCAGCTTACGAGAGCTTTACGGCCGAAACCGTTGAAAAAGGCTATGCGTTTTTAGAAACCTTAAAACCACCGTATGTACTGAAAGCAGACGGGTTGGCAGCAGGAAAAGGAGTGGTGATTTTAAATGATTTGGATGAAGCCAAAGCCGAATTGAAAAGCATGCTGGTCGATGCCAAATTTGGTCAAGCTAGTACCAAAGTGGTTATCGAAGAGTTCTTGGATGGTATCGAGTTGAGTTGTTTTGTGTTGACTGATGGTGAAAACTATAAAATCTTACCAACCGCTAAAGATTACAAGCGTATCGGTGAGGGAGATACTGGCCTTAACACAGGTGGAATGGGAGCGGTTTCGCCCGTGCCTTTTGCTACCGAGGATTTTTTAAATAAAATTGAGGAGCGCATTGTAAAACCAACTATTGAAGGCTTTAAAAAAGACAAACTGCCTTACGTGGGCTTTGTGTTCATTGGGTTGATAAAAGTGGAAAATGACGACCCAAAAGTAATTGAATACAATGTTAGGATGGGCGATCCAGAAACCGAAGTAGTATTCCCAAGGTTGAAAAACGATTTGGTTGAGGTGCTTCAGGCGATGGGCAATGGTACTTTAAACGAAATAGATATTGAAATAGACGAACGTGCGGCTACAACGGTCATGTTGGTTTCGGGAGGTTACCCTGAGGCTTACGAAAAAGGAAAGGAAATAACGGGTATTGAGGCTATCAATGGCTCTATTGCGTTCCACGCCGGCGCACAATTAAAAGACGGGAAAGTTGTAACCTCTGGTGGCCGTGTTATGGCGATAACTTCATACGGAAATACGTACCAAGAGGCCATAAAAAAATCTTACCAAAATATAGAAAAACTACATTTTGATAAGATGAATTATCGTAAAGATATCGGATTCGATTTATAG
- the upp gene encoding uracil phosphoribosyltransferase: MKIHNLSLQNSILNTFISEIRNTDVQNDRLRFRRNIERIGEILGYEMSKSLYYESKTVETPLGKSTIPLPQNDVVLCSILRAGIPLHNGLLNYFDKAENAFISAYRHHKNNSDDFEIIVEYLACPNLEGKTLILADPMLATGQSLVATFRALRPFGKPKAIHLVSVIGAQPGIKFIENHFDENVHLWIATVDEKLNDKGYIVPGLGDAGDLAFGEKLQH, from the coding sequence ATGAAAATCCACAACCTATCGCTTCAAAATTCCATTTTGAACACATTTATTTCTGAAATTAGAAACACCGACGTCCAAAACGACCGCTTGCGTTTTCGGCGAAATATTGAACGCATTGGTGAGATTTTGGGTTATGAAATGAGTAAATCACTATATTATGAGTCGAAAACGGTTGAAACCCCTTTGGGAAAATCAACAATACCACTGCCTCAAAACGATGTGGTATTATGCTCTATTTTGAGAGCAGGTATTCCGTTGCATAACGGATTGCTCAATTATTTTGACAAAGCCGAAAATGCTTTTATTTCGGCGTACAGGCACCATAAAAATAATTCCGATGATTTTGAAATTATTGTGGAATACCTCGCCTGCCCCAACTTGGAAGGCAAAACATTGATTTTGGCCGACCCGATGTTGGCCACTGGACAATCACTTGTCGCCACCTTTAGGGCTTTAAGGCCCTTTGGTAAACCGAAAGCCATCCATTTAGTGAGTGTTATTGGCGCTCAACCGGGCATTAAATTTATTGAAAACCATTTTGACGAAAACGTGCATTTATGGATTGCCACCGTTGACGAAAAACTAAACGACAAAGGCTACATTGTTCCGGGGCTTGGTGATGCGGGCGATTTAGCTTTTGGCGAAAAGCTACAGCATTAA
- a CDS encoding phenylacetate--CoA ligase family protein has product MGRNLRNPSSKSIHQFLNVSQGYSLEQLEGFQLKKLKELIAFAYQYSPFYRKTFDKKGIKPSDITSLSDLKKLPTITKRELIQHNSEIHTNYKFKKTFQAKTSGTSGQSLVFTRNEYADAFNRAVINHNYSNYGINPWDRNGYFWGFNQSLFYKLKTRLLDAFQNRFRVFSYSKTEMKRFIKKLKDAQYIHGYSSSIYETARAINASETKKPSKIKMVKGTSEKIFDYYQPEIKQAFGTKMISEYGAAEAGIIAFECPKGNMHINMEGVIVEEMNNEILVTNLHMLSFPIIRYQLGDYIKLAPKSKACDCGKAHLILEDVLGRIGETVYGISDKYPSLYFYYIFKNLSEKHGLNLEYQVIQKEKGQLDFNIFSDLSTKEKQLLSKEIESYFKGDITYRINTDAELVATKKGKKKSFISTIKHQ; this is encoded by the coding sequence TTGGGACGAAATTTGAGGAACCCTTCTTCAAAAAGCATCCATCAATTTTTGAATGTTTCGCAGGGCTATTCGTTGGAGCAGTTGGAAGGTTTTCAATTGAAAAAACTAAAGGAGCTCATTGCATTTGCCTATCAATATTCGCCATTTTACCGAAAGACTTTTGATAAAAAAGGAATAAAACCATCCGATATTACATCACTTTCCGATTTAAAAAAATTGCCCACCATCACCAAAAGAGAACTGATTCAGCATAATTCAGAAATCCATACGAATTATAAATTCAAAAAAACATTTCAGGCCAAAACATCGGGGACGTCGGGCCAATCGTTGGTGTTTACAAGAAACGAATATGCCGATGCGTTCAACAGGGCAGTCATCAACCATAATTACAGCAATTATGGCATAAATCCTTGGGATAGAAATGGCTACTTTTGGGGATTCAATCAGTCGCTTTTCTATAAATTGAAAACCCGATTGCTAGATGCTTTTCAAAATCGATTTCGGGTGTTTTCGTATTCAAAAACCGAAATGAAGCGATTTATAAAAAAGCTAAAAGATGCCCAATATATCCATGGTTACTCATCAAGTATTTACGAAACGGCAAGGGCCATAAATGCTTCAGAAACTAAAAAGCCGAGTAAAATCAAAATGGTTAAGGGCACTTCTGAAAAGATTTTCGATTACTATCAGCCTGAAATCAAACAGGCCTTTGGAACAAAAATGATTAGCGAATACGGCGCAGCAGAAGCTGGAATCATTGCTTTTGAATGCCCCAAAGGCAATATGCACATAAACATGGAAGGTGTAATTGTTGAAGAAATGAACAATGAAATTTTGGTTACCAATTTGCACATGCTTTCTTTTCCGATAATTCGATATCAATTAGGCGATTATATAAAATTGGCTCCAAAAAGTAAGGCGTGTGACTGCGGAAAAGCACATCTCATTTTAGAAGACGTTTTGGGTAGAATTGGCGAAACGGTTTACGGAATTAGCGACAAATATCCCAGTTTGTATTTTTATTATATTTTTAAAAACCTTTCGGAAAAGCATGGGTTGAATTTGGAATATCAAGTGATTCAAAAGGAAAAAGGACAGTTGGATTTCAATATTTTTTCCGACTTATCAACCAAAGAAAAACAACTTTTATCAAAAGAAATTGAAAGTTATTTTAAAGGCGACATAACATACAGAATAAATACCGATGCCGAATTGGTAGCTACAAAAAAAGGAAAAAAGAAAAGTTTTATTTCAACCATCAAACATCAATGA
- a CDS encoding uracil phosphoribosyltransferase, translating into MKDLFYAIQDLFVNVLFAPYDALKALELENWFAANTISWIFMLIGFVAMVYWMKQLKIFNDNNEEDKSISSHSFL; encoded by the coding sequence ATGAAAGACTTATTTTACGCTATACAGGACTTATTTGTAAATGTACTGTTTGCTCCGTACGATGCCTTAAAAGCACTTGAGTTAGAAAACTGGTTTGCCGCCAATACCATTTCATGGATTTTCATGCTTATTGGTTTTGTAGCCATGGTTTACTGGATGAAACAGTTAAAAATATTTAACGACAACAACGAAGAAGACAAAAGCATTTCTTCGCACTCGTTTCTATAA
- a CDS encoding glycosyltransferase family 2 protein, producing MSNSTPLVSVITACYNSEKHISETISSVLNQTYQNWEMLLVDDCSSDNTISIIETLQKSDSRIKLFQLNENSGAAVARNKAINEAKGEFIAFLDSDDKWLPLKLEKQIRFMLHKGYNLTHTAYQWIDESGDSLNKTLNPPQVLSYSDMLYSNKIGCLTAIYNRTKLGKVYMPLIRKRQDYALWLKILKTGEEAHALPEVLSEYRKTNDSMSNNKFDLIKWNWKLLRQVERLPLLKSAYYLAWHVIIKLKG from the coding sequence ATGAGCAATAGCACCCCCCTTGTTTCGGTCATTACAGCTTGTTACAACTCTGAAAAACACATTTCGGAAACCATAAGCAGTGTGCTCAATCAAACCTATCAAAATTGGGAAATGTTGTTGGTTGACGATTGCTCAAGCGATAATACCATTTCAATAATCGAAACACTTCAGAAGTCAGATTCGCGAATTAAACTGTTTCAGCTTAATGAAAATTCAGGAGCAGCCGTGGCCAGAAATAAAGCCATTAATGAAGCGAAGGGCGAGTTTATCGCTTTTCTGGATAGCGACGATAAATGGTTACCATTAAAACTCGAAAAGCAAATCCGGTTTATGCTGCATAAGGGGTATAATTTAACGCACACCGCATACCAATGGATTGATGAATCTGGAGATTCTTTAAATAAAACTTTAAATCCGCCCCAAGTTTTGAGTTATAGCGACATGCTTTATTCCAATAAAATAGGGTGCTTAACGGCCATTTATAACCGGACTAAATTGGGAAAAGTGTATATGCCGCTTATTAGAAAACGACAAGATTATGCTTTGTGGCTTAAAATATTAAAAACAGGTGAGGAAGCCCATGCACTGCCCGAAGTCCTTTCAGAATACCGAAAAACCAATGATTCCATGTCTAACAATAAGTTCGATTTAATAAAATGGAATTGGAAACTGTTACGGCAAGTGGAGCGGTTACCATTATTAAAATCGGCGTACTATTTGGCATGGCACGTCATCATAAAACTGAAAGGGTAG
- a CDS encoding DUF6427 family protein produces the protein MITSFFNKSKPVNFVIVFLITLLAFIVAKTHMGYDAITGGFLFKQALLLLVAYSSILLLNFVVGKNSLSKKNHYELLLFSLFFLTIVETTNEAEVLLANFFVLLALRRLLSVRSQRELKKKYFDAAFWIAVASLFYFWVILFFVLILASLVLYSDNNIRHWVVPFLGVAAVFVISVAASVIFYGGFFNVFDLSLQVDFDFSKYNSTKFLIAITLLLSFGLWSLFFYIRNIKQKKKSNRTTLKTVVLAAVIGFVIVLLTPNKNGSEFLFLFAPLAVVVSNYIESISEKWFREVFLGVLIIVPFVLLML, from the coding sequence ATGATAACAAGTTTTTTTAATAAATCTAAACCTGTAAACTTCGTTATTGTGTTTTTAATTACACTATTGGCTTTTATAGTGGCCAAAACCCATATGGGTTACGATGCTATTACAGGTGGTTTTTTGTTTAAACAGGCCTTGCTTTTATTGGTGGCTTATAGCTCCATTCTACTTTTAAATTTTGTAGTTGGAAAAAATAGTTTATCTAAAAAGAATCACTACGAACTATTATTATTCAGCCTGTTTTTTTTAACCATTGTAGAAACCACAAACGAAGCAGAAGTGTTATTGGCTAATTTTTTTGTGCTTTTGGCTTTGCGGAGGTTGCTGAGTGTGCGTTCGCAACGTGAGTTGAAAAAGAAGTATTTTGATGCTGCATTTTGGATAGCGGTGGCCAGTCTATTCTATTTTTGGGTTATTTTATTTTTTGTTTTAATCTTGGCATCTCTGGTTTTGTATTCCGATAACAATATTAGGCATTGGGTGGTGCCGTTTTTGGGAGTCGCTGCGGTGTTTGTTATTTCGGTGGCCGCATCAGTGATTTTTTATGGTGGTTTTTTTAATGTTTTCGATTTGTCTCTTCAGGTTGATTTTGATTTTTCAAAATACAATTCCACGAAATTTTTAATTGCCATTACCTTACTATTGTCCTTTGGTTTGTGGTCATTGTTCTTTTATATTCGGAATATTAAGCAGAAAAAGAAGTCGAATAGAACTACTTTAAAAACGGTGGTTTTGGCTGCGGTTATTGGTTTTGTAATTGTACTTTTAACGCCCAATAAAAACGGAAGCGAGTTTTTGTTTTTGTTCGCTCCCTTGGCCGTTGTGGTTTCAAATTATATCGAATCCATTTCCGAAAAATGGTTCAGGGAAGTGTTTTTGGGTGTATTGATTATTGTGCCTTTTGTACTGTTAATGCTGTAG
- a CDS encoding glycosyltransferase family 9 protein — protein MPKPTKNILVIRFSAMGDVAMTVPVLRALTQQHPELKVTLLTRAFFAPFFRDIQNVNVFSADLKGKHKGVFGLYKLSKEIKKLNINVTSSGVEKSSLKIDAIADLHNVLRTKVLKHFLRCKRFISIDKGRKEKKQLTSGKIFEPLKTTHQRYADVFDGLGYPVDLSNPSFPEKAELSTKLKDLLGESSQKMIGIAPFAAHSGKMYPLELTKKVIETLSKDYKIVLFGGGKKEIDILNKMESAFENTVIIAGKLSLDEELDMVSNLEVMLSMDSGNAHIAAMMGIKTVTIWGVTHPYAGFAPFNQPKDYAILPDRNQFPLIPTSVYGNKYPENYEAAAGSIFPETVVEKIKSII, from the coding sequence ATGCCCAAACCAACAAAAAACATCTTAGTCATCCGCTTTTCCGCAATGGGCGACGTGGCCATGACGGTGCCGGTTTTAAGGGCATTAACACAACAACATCCCGAGTTAAAAGTAACCCTTTTAACTCGGGCTTTTTTTGCGCCATTTTTTAGGGACATCCAAAATGTAAATGTTTTTTCGGCCGATTTAAAAGGCAAGCATAAAGGTGTTTTCGGACTCTACAAGCTATCAAAAGAAATAAAAAAACTGAATATCAATGTCACTTCGAGCGGAGTCGAGAAGTCTTCTCTAAAAATTGATGCGATTGCCGATTTGCACAATGTGTTGCGAACAAAAGTTTTAAAACATTTTTTGCGATGCAAACGTTTTATTTCAATCGATAAAGGACGAAAGGAAAAAAAGCAGTTAACTTCTGGGAAGATTTTTGAACCACTAAAAACCACCCATCAACGCTATGCCGATGTATTTGATGGTTTGGGCTATCCGGTAGATTTATCAAATCCTTCCTTTCCCGAAAAAGCAGAGCTAAGTACAAAACTTAAGGATTTACTCGGAGAATCTTCCCAAAAAATGATTGGAATAGCACCTTTTGCTGCCCATAGCGGAAAAATGTATCCGTTGGAACTCACCAAAAAAGTGATTGAAACCCTTAGCAAAGATTATAAAATCGTTTTGTTTGGCGGTGGCAAAAAAGAGATTGACATTTTAAATAAAATGGAATCTGCTTTTGAAAACACAGTAATCATCGCTGGAAAATTAAGCCTTGATGAAGAGCTGGACATGGTTTCCAATTTAGAAGTAATGCTCTCCATGGATTCTGGTAATGCCCATATCGCGGCCATGATGGGCATAAAAACCGTCACCATTTGGGGCGTTACGCATCCCTATGCTGGGTTTGCGCCGTTCAACCAACCTAAAGATTACGCCATTTTGCCCGATAGGAACCAATTCCCTTTAATTCCAACATCGGTTTACGGCAATAAATATCCTGAAAATTACGAAGCTGCAGCTGGGAGTATTTTTCCTGAAACTGTGGTTGAAAAAATTAAGTCAATTATTTAA
- a CDS encoding DUF4254 domain-containing protein — protein sequence MFTDKANKIFQDVIEKYHVFNMVDQPFENAYPESELIEHLLYRKCWIDTVQWHYEDIIRDPQIDPVAALKLKRQIDASNQDRTDMVEYIDSYFLDKYKHVEAKADATINTESPAWGIDRLSILALKIYHMNEEATREDASEAHRTACQKKLDVLLEQRVDLSTAIDTLLSDIENGDKYMKVYKQMKMYNDDELNPVLRSQK from the coding sequence ATGTTTACAGATAAGGCAAATAAAATATTTCAGGACGTTATAGAAAAATACCACGTTTTTAATATGGTAGATCAACCGTTTGAGAACGCTTACCCAGAGAGCGAATTAATCGAACATTTGTTGTACAGAAAATGTTGGATTGATACCGTGCAGTGGCATTATGAGGATATTATTCGTGATCCACAAATCGACCCCGTGGCAGCATTAAAGTTGAAGCGACAAATTGATGCTTCCAACCAAGACCGCACCGATATGGTGGAGTATATCGACAGCTATTTTCTGGATAAATATAAGCATGTTGAAGCGAAAGCTGATGCGACGATAAACACCGAAAGCCCAGCATGGGGCATTGATCGCTTGTCAATTTTAGCATTGAAAATTTACCACATGAACGAAGAGGCTACCCGCGAAGACGCTTCGGAAGCCCACCGTACTGCTTGCCAAAAGAAATTGGACGTTTTGTTGGAGCAGCGCGTAGATCTTTCAACCGCTATCGATACGCTTTTAAGCGATATTGAAAATGGTGATAAATACATGAAGGTGTACAAGCAAATGAAAATGTACAACGACGACGAATTGAACCCTGTGCTTCGTTCGCAAAAGTAG
- a CDS encoding glycosyltransferase family 4 protein produces the protein MKTTKVLYIGNNLFSKTGYPSTLETLSNLLQKEGYTVIKTSSQSNVVFRMLDMVFSIFNHQQTTDVVLIDTYSTLNFYYAYCCAILLQWFRKPYIPILHGGNLPERLKKSPRMSKTIFSNAYVNVAPSEYLLEAFQNAGFKTLCIPNVLEIENYPFKVRETLHPKLLYVRSFAKIYNPEMAIKVLLELKKDYPNATLCMVGPDRDGTLENVKALVKALDLESSVKFTGVLTKEAWHKKSEAFDVFINTSNVDNMPVSIIEAMALGLPVVSTNVGGIKHLVKDQETGVLVKPNDVVAMVNSIKDLIENDSGKITQKARKQVENYQWEVVKHQWNQLLEKA, from the coding sequence ATGAAAACCACAAAAGTGTTATACATAGGAAACAATCTGTTTAGCAAAACGGGTTATCCTTCCACGTTGGAAACACTTAGTAATTTGCTACAAAAAGAAGGCTATACTGTAATAAAAACGTCGAGTCAATCTAACGTGGTGTTCCGAATGCTCGATATGGTTTTCAGTATTTTTAATCACCAACAAACTACTGATGTCGTTTTAATCGATACCTATAGTACGTTAAACTTTTATTACGCCTATTGCTGTGCTATTTTGCTACAATGGTTTAGAAAGCCTTATATTCCTATTTTACACGGCGGAAACCTTCCTGAAAGGTTGAAAAAATCGCCTCGAATGTCAAAAACCATTTTTTCAAACGCCTATGTTAACGTGGCACCATCCGAATATTTGTTGGAGGCTTTTCAAAATGCAGGCTTCAAAACCCTTTGCATCCCCAACGTACTCGAAATAGAAAATTATCCGTTTAAAGTTAGAGAAACACTACATCCGAAACTGTTATATGTAAGGTCGTTTGCCAAAATTTATAACCCCGAAATGGCCATAAAAGTATTGTTAGAACTAAAGAAAGATTACCCAAATGCCACATTGTGCATGGTAGGCCCCGATCGTGATGGTACCTTGGAAAATGTAAAAGCACTTGTGAAAGCACTTGATTTGGAAAGCTCGGTGAAATTCACAGGTGTTTTAACAAAAGAAGCATGGCACAAAAAATCGGAAGCATTCGATGTTTTTATAAACACCAGCAATGTCGATAACATGCCAGTTAGCATCATTGAAGCCATGGCTTTAGGATTACCGGTTGTATCCACCAATGTAGGAGGAATAAAGCATTTGGTAAAAGACCAAGAAACTGGGGTCTTGGTGAAACCAAACGACGTTGTCGCTATGGTTAACAGCATTAAGGATTTAATTGAAAACGACTCGGGTAAAATCACCCAAAAAGCTCGAAAGCAAGTTGAAAACTATCAATGGGAGGTGGTAAAACACCAATGGAACCAATTACTTGAGAAAGCATGA
- a CDS encoding ferredoxin--NADP reductase — MSSFHKLSVQNITRETDKSISITFNVPGNLKDTFSFQAGQYITLKTEIDGNEVRRDYSLCSSPKSGELKVAVKEVKDGTFSWYANNTLKAGDTLDVAPPRGRFVFTPNDSKTKNIALFAAGSGITPILSIIKCALEEEVYSKVILVYGNKTTEETMFLNELLELQNQHNERFSIQFVFSQRDEDDDSIFGRIEKSTVNYVMKNKHKHIDVDAYYLCGPEAMIHTVKDVLTGHDVDPNRIHFELFKAAKPADVKVENDTVAPGKTQITVTVDDETSTFEMSAKQTILEATIDEDLDAPYSCQGGICSSCLARVTEGSATMRQNNILTENEVAEGLILTCQAHPTTPTISVDYDDV, encoded by the coding sequence ATGTCATCATTTCACAAGCTTTCCGTACAAAATATTACTCGGGAAACCGATAAATCCATCAGCATCACTTTTAACGTTCCGGGCAACCTGAAAGACACCTTTTCTTTTCAAGCGGGACAATACATTACATTAAAAACTGAAATTGATGGCAACGAAGTGCGTCGTGATTATTCGCTGTGTTCTTCTCCCAAAAGTGGTGAATTGAAAGTTGCAGTTAAAGAGGTGAAAGACGGTACCTTTTCATGGTACGCCAACAACACTTTAAAGGCTGGTGACACTCTAGACGTAGCTCCGCCTCGAGGCCGATTTGTTTTTACACCAAACGACTCCAAAACCAAGAACATCGCGCTTTTTGCTGCAGGTAGTGGTATCACCCCTATTTTAAGTATTATTAAATGTGCTTTGGAAGAAGAAGTTTATAGCAAAGTTATTTTGGTTTATGGCAACAAGACCACTGAAGAAACCATGTTTTTAAATGAGCTATTGGAACTTCAAAACCAACATAACGAACGTTTTTCCATTCAATTTGTATTTAGCCAACGCGATGAGGACGACGATTCCATTTTCGGAAGAATTGAAAAAAGCACGGTGAACTACGTGATGAAAAACAAGCACAAACATATTGATGTAGATGCCTATTACCTTTGCGGACCCGAAGCGATGATACATACGGTAAAAGATGTTTTGACCGGACATGACGTTGATCCGAACAGAATCCACTTCGAGCTGTTTAAAGCCGCCAAGCCCGCCGACGTTAAAGTTGAAAACGATACTGTTGCCCCGGGAAAAACACAAATTACGGTAACCGTTGATGACGAAACCTCAACTTTTGAAATGTCTGCAAAACAGACCATTTTAGAAGCGACCATCGATGAGGATTTAGATGCTCCCTACTCCTGCCAAGGCGGTATTTGCAGCAGCTGCTTAGCCCGTGTTACAGAAGGCTCTGCTACCATGAGACAAAATAACATTTTAACTGAAAATGAAGTGGCCGAAGGTTTGATATTAACTTGCCAGGCCCACCCAACAACGCCAACTATTTCAGTGGATTATGATGATGTGTAA